One Fusarium falciforme chromosome 1, complete sequence genomic window carries:
- a CDS encoding Mac domain-containing protein has translation MAKQQLDPEIIELAKGLQGTPWCDEYEKMISGMLYNPLHPKLLEGRHKARCVAYNFNNLDPNTGNYEEIAAKRLEMLSGILGKVGPGTFIEPPFAPDYGSNISIGENCFFNFGLTVLDTSLVIIGDRVQMGPNVHIYTAGHETSVLSRIKFVEFGHPIRIEDDCWIGGNVVILPGVTIGRGCTVGAGAVVTKSLPPYSIALGAPAKVVKTIQSVEEEMADPNNPYRNMPDRA, from the exons atggccaagcaACAGCTAGATCCCGAGATCATTGAGCTCGCCAAGGGCTTGCAGGGCACTCCTTGGTGTGACGAGTATGAGAAGATGATTTCAGGCATGCT TTACAACCCACTGCACCCCAAGCTGTTGGAGGGTCGCCACAAGGCTCGCTGCGTGGCATACAACTTCAACAACCTAGATCCCAATACTGGCAACTACGAAGAGATTGCCGCCAAGAGACTCGAGATGCTTTCTGGAATTCTCGGAAAAGTCGGCCCAGGAACCTTCATTGAGCCACCTTTTGCGCCTGACTATGGCTCCAACATCTCCATTGGTGAGAActgcttcttcaacttcGG CCTAACCGTCCTGGACACCAGCCTCGTCATCATTGGCGATCGTGTCCAGATGGGCCCCAATGTCCACATCTACACTGCGGGTCATGAGACCAGCGTCCTCTCCCGCATAAAGTTTGTCGAGTTCGGACACCCTATTAGAATCGAGGATGACTGTTGGATCGGAGGCAATGTTGTGATCCTTCCCGGGGTCACCATTGGACGAGGATGCACTGTCGGCGCTGGCGCCGTGGTTACCAAGAGTCTGCCCCCCTACTCCATCGCTCTCGGGGCCCCTGCAAAGGTGGTCAAGACTATTCAGTcggttgaggaggagatggccgATCCTAACAACCCTTACCGAAACATGCCGGACCGGGCTTAG
- a CDS encoding Beta-lactamase domain-containing protein gives MSSILSAGLQDKLRDIIDEYTSGGADRKIPGLVYLAFRNDGQPIFQHCSGTRGMSSQDLMSTDTIFYLASFTKVATSVSCMQLVERGLLHLDDADEVERICPELRDVKVLTRTADGGFALVEKKKRITLRMLLNHTAGFGYAFEDDKLAEYTRPVGADDFSGEAVEIANRPLVNQPGEKFQYGISMDWVGVMIERVSGKSLDEYFKNNVFQPLGMNSVTFHPSEEAKANMAYMHRRSADEKLATTDHFYRRPLLAYGEGNKAPCAGGHGCFGKPAEFGRLISLLLNDGIDKVTGVRLLKPETVQDMFTDQITDKPRYSNVCVPVAKPELANPTPLTPMPDDHTEGWGMSFSISHFPSETGRAPGTASWEGLANLFWFADRKNNIGGIIASQIIPYGDRLVLECSDRVETEIYKALQQVDGS, from the exons ATGTCTTCCATCCTATCTGCAGGTCTCCAGGACAAGCTGCGTGACATTATTGACGAATACACATCCGGAGGTGCCGACCGAAAGATTCCTGGCCTAGTCTATCTTGCATTCAGAAACGATGGCCAGCCAATTTTCCAGCATTGCTCTGGCACGAGAGGCATGTCCTCGCAGGACTTGATGTCCACAGATACCATCTTTTACTTGGCTTCTTTTACCAAGGTGGCAACCTCTGTCTCTTGCATGCAGCTTGTTGAGCGCGGTCTGTTGCACCTTGACGATGCTGATGAAGTTGAGAGGATCTGCCCCGAGTTGAGAGATGTAAAAGTCTTGACCCGCACAGCTGATGGCGGCTTCGCGctcgtcgagaagaagaaaaggatAACCCTACGGATGCTCCTGAACCACACTG CCGGTTTTGGATACGCCTTTGAGGACGATAAGCTGGCAGAATACACTCGTCCAGTTGGCGCAGATGATTTCTCAGGAGAAGCAGTGGAGATAGCCAACCGACCTCTTGTCAACCAACCTGGCGAAAAGTTCCAGTACGGAATCTCGATGGACTGGGTGGGTGTCATGATAGAGCGAGTCTCTGGAAAGTCGTTGGACGAATACTTCAAAAACAACGTCTTCCAGCCTCTGGGTATGAACAGTGTAACCTTTCATCCTTCagaagaggccaaggcaaATATGGCCTACATGCATCGAAGGTCCGCAGATGAAAAGCTAGCAACCACTGATCACTTCTACCGACGACCGTTGTTAGCTTACGGAGAGGGAAACAAGGCCCCGTGCGCTGGAGGTCATGGTTGCTTTGGAAAGCCGGCTGAGTTTGGAA GGCTCATCTCACTTCTGCTCAACGATGGCATCGACAAGGTAACAGGCGTGCGTCTTCTCAAGCCCGAGACTGTTCAAG ACATGTTCACGGACCAGATTACCGATAAACCACGTTACAGCAACGTGTGTGTTCCGGTAGCAAAGCCCGAGTTAGCCAACCCAACGCCCTTGACACCAATGCCAGACGATCACACTGAGGGATGGGGAATGTCATTTTCAATCAGTCACTTTCCTTCTGAAACAGGACGAGCTCCTGGTACGGCATCTTGGGAAGGGTTGGCCAATCTCTTCTGGTTTGCTGACCGAAAGAACAACATTGGCGGCATCATTGCTTCTCAAATCATCCCATATGGCG ATCGCTTGGTACTGGAGTGCTCGGATCGTGTAGAAACCGAGATATACAAGGCCTTGCAGCAGGTTGATGGGTCTTGA
- a CDS encoding Abhydrolase-3 domain-containing protein, whose amino-acid sequence MEVTKQERDAQFKILIDLLQSVPHDIFDGFDITRAHFESAGVKIGVDILIPKRKSTTARPVIVRIHGGFLITGSSLFPAWFSKWILDYADQHDAIILSPNYRLLPEVKGKDIIQDMANFWTWVQSGGPGRHLASIGRSSVAMNLAQTLLVGESAGGYLALQSVLSGFTSPKAIITLYPMTDMQSAHYTKPYEKPIVGVSNYPQEDADSFISATTGNAAITEADPPTRLDSAIAVVQNGRFLDLFGRDPELFVLERIESGLLPQREPGKPLFPPFFLLHGENDTAVPVDGTRKLVSILQRSHPDTKLHVAIRPGDHGFDFPATTQDGWLREGLDFVTGPWLSDKSRI is encoded by the exons ATGGAGGTTACCAAGCAAGAGCGTGACGCTCAGTTCAAGATCCTGATCGACCTTCTGCAAAGCGTGCCTCACGACATCTTTGATGGCTTTGACATCACTCGAGCTCACTTTGAGTCGGCTGGGGTTAAGATTGGGGTCGACATCTTGATTCCCAAGCGGAAAAGTACGACAGCCAGGCCTGTTATTGTGAGAATACACGGCGGGTTTCTT ATTACAGGATCAAGTCTTTTCCCAGCCTGGTTCTCCAAATGGATTCTGGACTATGCGGATCAGCacgatgccatcatccttAGCCCTAACTATCGGCTTCTTCCAGAAGTCAAAGGGAAGGACATCATACAGGATATGGCCAACTTCTGGACCTGGGTACAGTCAGGAGGCCCTGGGAGGCACCTTGCCTCGATAGGACGGTCCAGTGTCGCAATGAATTTGGCCCAAACTCTTCTTGTGGGTGAAAGTGCAG GCGGATATCTGGCTTTGCAGTCCGTTTTGTCAGGGTTTACAAGccccaaggccatcattACTCTCTATCCCATGACAGACATGCAGTCAGCTCACTACACAAAGCCGTATGAGAAACCAATTGTGGGCGTGTCCAACTACcctcaagaagatgcagatAGCTTCATATCAGCTACTACTGGGAATGCCGCCATCACCGAGGCAGATCCACCCACAAGACTGGATTCTGCCATAGCCGTGGTCCAGAATGGTCGTTTCCTTGACCTCTTTGGTCGGGATCCAGAGCTGTTTGTACTTGAACGCATCGAATCAGGATTACTACCTCAAAGAGAGCCCGGAAAGCCTCTTTTCCCGCCCTTTTTTCTGCTTCATGGTGAGAACGATACCGCGGTTCCAGTTGATGGCACAAGGAAGCTGGTCAGCATACTACAAAGGTCACACCCAGATACCAAGTTGCACGTAGCCATCCGCCCAGGTGATCATGGTTTTGATTTCCCTGCCACGACACAGGATGGCTGGCTGCGGGAAGGGTTAGACTTTGTCACAGGCCCATGGCTCAGTGACAAGAGCCGTATCTAA
- a CDS encoding Acetyl-coenzyme A synthetase, translated as MGEALETQTAPVGSSEAEEWYLPDKMLARHPGKPHIAGLDEYRQMHQLSIQDPDTFWGQQARELLSWETDFHTVQHGSLSEGNVGWFLGGKLNASFNCVDRHALKDPKKVAIIHETDDGHGGHSVTYGELLKQVSKVSWVLKDLGVRKGDTVAIYMPMVPEALVAILACARIGAVHSVVFAGFSAGSLRDRITDAKSKVVITADESQRGGKTIGIKKIVDEALSPLEGVQTLVFKRTGAEVGWVSGRDHWWHEEVKKWPSYIPPVSMDAEDPLFLLYTSGSTGKPKGILHTTGGYLVGAAATGKYVFDIHGDDRYFCAGDVGWITGHTYVVYAPLLLGVSTVVFEGTPTYPSINRYWDIIANHKITHFYVAPTALRLLKRAGSDPVNHDTSSLRVLGSVGEPIAPEIWKWYFDTIGKGECHVVDTYWQTETGSHAVTPLAGVTPTKPGSACLPFFGIDTVLIDPVSGEEIHGNGVEGVLAFKSSWPSMARTVYGDHQRFQETYLDVYKGYYFTGDGASRDQDGFYWIRGRVDDVINVSGHRLSTAEIEAAMVEHPTVAESAVVGIADELTGQSVVAFVCLKEAFRANEQAVHLELRQQVRKNIGPFAAPKNIFVVTDLPKTRSGKIMRRVLRKVVMGEQDQLGDVTTLSDPSVVGKIIDVVHKGE; from the exons ATGGGTGAGGCATTGGAAACTCAGACGGCTCCTGTCGGTAGCAGCGAGGCCGAGGAATGGT ATCTTCCTGATAAGATGCTTGCCA GACACCCTGGCAAGCCTCACATTGCTG GCCTTGATGAGTATCGTCAGATGCACCAGCTATCCATCCAGGATCCTGATACCTTTTGGGGACAACAGGCTCGGGAGCTGCTGTCCTGGGAGACTGATTTCCACACCGTCCAGCATGGATCCTTGTCCGAGGGCAACGTTGGCTGGTTCCTTGGAGGCAAGCTCAACGCTTCCTTCAACTGCGTGGATCGTCATGCCCTCAAAGACCCCAAGAAGGTTGCCATCATTCATGAAACTGATGATGGACATGGAGGGCACTCGGTGACTTATGGAGAGTTGCTGAAGCAGGTGAGCAAGGTCTCTTGGGTTCTCAAGGACCTGGGTGTGCGAAAGGGCGATACTGTCGCTATCTACATGCCCATGGTCCCTGAGGCGCTGGTTGCCATCCTTGCTTGTGCCCGCATTGGCGCTGTTCACTCCGTCGTCTTCGCTGGCTTCTCTGCCGGGTCTCTTCGAGATCGTATCACCGACGCCAAGAGCAAGGTGGTCATCACTGCTGATGAAAGTCAGCGAGGCGGCAAGACTATCGGTATCAAGAAGATTGTCGACGAGGCTCTGAGTCCCCTCGAGGGTGTCCAGACTTTGGTCTTCAAGCGGACTGGTGCCGAAGTTGGCTGGGTTTCCGGCCGAGACCACTGGTGGCACGAAGAAGTCAAGAAGTGGCCCAGTTATATCCCTCCTGTTTCCATGGACGCAGAGGATCCCCTTTTCCTCCTGTATACGTCTGGATCTACGGGCAAGCCAAAGGGTATCTTGCATACTACCGGCGGCTATCTCGTAGGAGCTGCAGCCACCGGCAAGTATGTGTTCGACATTCATGGAGATGATCGCTATTTCTGTGCTGGCGATGTCGGATGGATTACTGGCCATACCTACGTTGTTTATGccccccttctcctcggcgtgTCTACCGTCGTTTTCGAAGGCACACCCACATATCCTTCCATCAACCGCTACTGGGACATTATCGCCAATCACAAGATTACACACTTCTACGTTGCGCCCACTGCTCTCCGACTGCTGAAGAGAGCTGGATCGGATCCCGTCAACCACGACACCAGCAGTCTCCGTGTCCTTGGTTCAGTCGGAGAGCCTATCGCCCCTGAGATTTGGAAGTGGTATTTCGATACGATTGGCAAAGGCGAATGCCACGTTGTTGAC ACATACTGGCAAACTGAGACTGGATCCCATGCTGTCACGCCCCTGGCTGGCGTCACGCCTACCAAGCCCGGATCTGCCTGCTTGCCCTTCTTTGGTATTGACACCGTCTTGATCGACCCCGTTTCTGGTGAGGAAATTCACGGAAATGGAGTCGAGGGCGTGCTTGCTTTCAAGTCTTCTTGGCCTAGCATGGCTCGAACAGTGTACGGTGATCACCAAAGATTCCAGGAGACATATCTGGATGTTTACAAGGGATACTAC TTCACCGGTGACGGTGCCAGCCGTGACCAGGATGGCTTTTACTGGATTCGCGGCCGCGTTGACGATGTTATCAACGTCAGTGGTCATCGATTATCCACGGCCGAGATCGAAGCTGCCATGGTTGAGCATCCTACGGTCGCTGAGTCAGCCGTCGTGGGCATTGCTGACGAGCTCACGGGCCAGTCCGTGGTGGCCTTTGTCTGCCTCAAGGAGGCCTTCAGGGCTAATGAGCAAGCTGTTCACCTCGAACTCAGACAGCAAGTTCGAAAGAACATTGGTCCTTTCGCGGCGCCCAAGAACATCTTTGTGGTGACCGACCTCCCCAAGACTCGATCTGGAAAGATTATGCGTCGTGTTCTGCGCAAGGTGGTCATGGGCGAGCAGGATCAACTCGGAGATGTGACTACCCTGTCGGATCCCTCCGTCGTTGGAAAGATCATCGACGTTGTGCACAAGGGGGAGTAG